GCCAATTCCAAGGACAGATCTGACCAAGCCGAATCATCCTGATCACTCAATACTTCCTGTTCCTTTTTGAACAGTAGATATTTTACAAAATCCAACACTTCTATCTGAAGAGAGGTGGGTAATTTTTGGACGTATTGCTGGATGC
This genomic interval from Anaerolineae bacterium contains the following:
- a CDS encoding DUF2281 domain-containing protein translates to MTVTESIQQYVQKLPTSLQIEVLDFVKYLLFKKEQEVLSDQDDSAWSDLSLELAMRGMEDENLPVYTREDLQEVFS